From the Dunckerocampus dactyliophorus isolate RoL2022-P2 chromosome 12, RoL_Ddac_1.1, whole genome shotgun sequence genome, one window contains:
- the fbxo46 gene encoding F-box only protein 46, whose amino-acid sequence MDRDTFSHIRLWCPRPFGTYSQNKVRSPGTGSNVIAVNGAGSSSLCKGDPPTGARRAGDGAEDGGILVGVQEDNVEVEDVGSENTPPEPELNSSTLTQSQTPMPTSTPSSLPSSGSQMEDGRVLLDTWYVIKPGNTKEKIAFFVAHQFSGAGQPRPSAMKVKGNWATDCSKAKRRRRCSSYDPPNRAHGSEIHLSHGSSEAPNIPPSPDQPALDGANETDLLSVAQMVALVEQRTAMALRDIVAVHGTHQQQPSITSHEQGLTTHQHTLLEGTESDPTPLRFVSDSSKSQPSKEAKQSSAPIQTDQELEEQQESCRVAQAIAHFESQNLENRLHIGAGSGMGFSNRERELRGGPEPSIVTPPPPPNHSHGEVRIAFRVSNLDPRSQLEPAGRSRCMFMSCGGGSNQSAARSKEKITCDLYQLVSPSSRDPSSLLLAATAAPKADGDLRHPDRQACGSPETTQEPSSGEKKTVGVGRERVTGFHVEVVVTGAVDQCVFYGKDSTENVQEETVCFAMPGGGGSVGSVASSTDHSSDDPPPGQLFFFPPPRGAEEEAKATGSGRGSGLCSLDCAHSSNSSQGAGVVVGSGERAPRPDSPLASVGEECSDPSLCRLYRHVSHDFLEIRFQIQRLLEPRQYMLLLPDHIMVNIFSYLPTRSLAALKCTCHYFKVLIETYGVRAVDSRWNQDPLYRDDPCKQCKRHYERGDVSLCRWHPKPYHHDLPYGRSYWMCCRRTDKDTPGCRVGLHDNNWVQQPADGSQPIRSKREERQEEAR is encoded by the exons ATGGACCGAGACACCTTCTCCCACATCCGCCTTTGGTGCCCACGCCCCTTTGGCACCTACTCTCAGAACAAAGTGAGGAGTCCTGGCACGGGGAGCAATGTTATAGCTGTAAATGGGGCAGGGTCTTCCTCCCTCTGCAAAGGCGATCCCCCTACCGGTGCTCGGAGGGCGGGAGATGGAGCAGAAGATGGGGGAATTCTAGTGGGCGTGCAGGAGGACAATGTAGAAGTGGAGGATGTGGGCTCAGAGAACACGCCACCTGAACCTGAGCTTAACTCAAGTACCCTGACCCAGAGTCAGACGCCTATGCCCACTTCAACCCCTTCATCACTCCCCTCTTCTGGGTCCCAAATGGAAGACGGCCGAGTGCTGTTAGATACCTGGTATGTCATCAAACCAGGAAACACGAAGGAGAAGATTGCCTTCTTTGTGGCACACCAGTTTAGTGGGGCAGGCCAACCCAGACCCAGCGCAATGAAG GTTAAAGGTAACTGGGCGACTGACTGTAGTAAAGCAAAAAGACGAAGAAGATGCTCATCCTATGACCCACCGAACCGTGCCCATGGCTCAGAAATACATCTCAGCCATGGCTCCTCCGAAGCACCTAACATACCTCCTAGCCCAGATCAGCCAGCACTTGATGGGGCCAATGAGACAGACCTGCTGTCAGTGGCTCAGATGGTTGCCTTGGTTGAACAGAGGACCGCCATGGCCCTCCGAGATATTGTGGCTGTCCACGGGACCCACCAGCAACAGCCCTCTATTACCAGCCATGAACAGGGCCTTACCACACACCAGCACACGTTACTTGAGGGAACAGAATCAGACCCCACTCCTTTGAGGTTTGTGTCTGACAGTTCAAAAAGTCAACCTTCCAAAGAGGCCAAGCAATCATCAGCTCCCATTCAGACAGACCAGGAGCTCGAGGAACAGCAAGAGTCATGCCGGGTTGCACAAGCCATTGCACATTTTGAGTCTCAGAACCTGGAGAATCGCCTCCATATTGGCGCGGGTTCAGGAATGGGCTTTTCTAATAGAGAAAGGGAGCTGAGGGGAGGACCAGAGCCCAGTATTGTCACACCTCCTCCACCCCCCAACCACAGCCACGGTGAGGTGAGGATAGCTTTCCGAGTGTCTAACCTGGACCCACGTTCTCAGCTGGAGCCAGCTGGTCGGTCCCGCTGTATGTTCATGAGCTGTGGAGGCGGGAGTAACCAGTCAGCCGCAAGGTCTAAAGAGAAAATCACCTGTGACCTCTACCAGCTTGTCAGTCCATCTTCAAGAGACCCCAGTAGTCTGCTGCTTGCTGCAACTGCTGCCCCCAAAGCAGATGGAGACCTCCGTCACCCTGACAGGCAGGCCTGTGGCAGTCCGGAAACAACCCAGGAGCCTTCTtctggagagaaaaaaactgtGGGTGTGGGTAGGGAGCGGGTGACTGGTTTTCACGTGGAAGTGGTGGTCACAGGGGCTGTGGACCAATGTGTGTTTTATGGCAAGGACAGCACAGAGAATGTCCAGGAGGAGACTGTGTGTTTTGCCATGCCTGGTGGGGGAGGAAGTGTTGGAAGTGTAGCCAGCTCAACTGACCACTCATCAGATGATCCTCCTCCAggacagctcttttttttcccaccgcCACGAGGGGCAGAGGAGGAAGCGAAAGCAACAGGTTCTGGCAGGGGGTCAGGATTATGCTCTCTGGACTGtgcacacagcagcaacagcagccaaGGAGCAGGGGTGGTTGTGGGCTCAGGAGAGCGGGCACCTCGACCAGACTCTCCCCTGGCCAGTGTTGGGGAAGAGTGTTCAGACCCATCACTGTGTCGTCTCTATCGCCACGTCTCCCATGATTTTTTGGAAATCCGCTTTCAGATTCAGCGCTTGCTTGAACCTCGCCAGTACATGCTGCTGCTCCCTGACCACATCATGGTCAATATTTTTAGTTACCTGCCCACACGCTCCTTGGCAGCCCTCAAGTGCACCTGCCACTACTTCAAAGTGCTGATCGAGACCTATGGGGTGCGGGCAGTGGATTCTCGCTGGAATCAAGACCCTCTGTATCGGGATGACCCCTGTAAGCAGTGCAAGCGCCATTACGAGCGTGGGGATGTTTCATTGTGCCGTTGGCACCCTAAACCCTACCACCATGACCTGCCTTATGGACGTTCCTACTGGATGTGCTGCCGGCGTACAGACAAGGACACTCCAGGCTGCCGTGTTGGGCTACATGATAATAACTGGGTCCAGCAGCCTGCTGATGGCTCTCAGCCCATTCGATCCAAGAGGGAAGAGCGACAGGAGGAGGCCAGGTAG
- the si:dkey-260j18.2 gene encoding kelch-like protein 17 isoform X1 translates to MNAVRGGTVTWRPQPWQDGDGGGGEPLSDSDSEEEDFPDDSTTPLGDYITHGLKQLLDAQQLCDVTLLVEGKKFMCHRVLLAAVSPYFRAMFTSPLVESRLTEIRLEEVTPSVMETIIQFVYTGEAGLSLETAEDLFVAANRLQVMPLQDLCSRFLFEHLSVDNCLGMYSLARSHHDQLLLRASLRLVAQHFPQVSRHKDFLLLDHGTLGSLLSSDRLGVESEAEVYDAARRWAEHKPLDRYAHMPTLLHHLRPGLLSQEESRRLSQELGPAAASEGPGGPLRPREGMFEKKIVCVDLSPREDENLVARDYTVDCFDPRTGKWEKLAALDSLVSPGCTAVGDRLFVAGGILGTGSVSAAVHEYDAVLNRWIERPAMGLPRCMLGLLGCGELLYALGGSNRSALLDSSEMLELATLKWAPGPRLPVPLRAFACAALRGRLYLLGGTTLEQNRAVVHSGVLIYHTLTDCWTRVALDSGATCLAGGVAVRGGVCAIGGYIRDTTKFLDGNYTNLETLDATGRVLFFREGRAFGVEREVTGGGVTVSAEQRGGSGGGSDRAPSPVVFPGLPRRIAAGGVARWKRRIYVLGGENGARFYDSVYCWKPGWRSWVQRREKLPGETGGVSQFGCTTLKFPKKHILSRLRRAKESCVLDE, encoded by the exons ATGAATGCTGTGCGTGGGGGCACAGTCACATGGCGCCCCCAGCCATGGCAGGACGgggacggaggaggaggagaacctCTGTCCGACAGCGATTCAGAGGAGGAGGACTTCCCGGATGACAGCACCACTCCATTGGGGGACTACATCACCCATG GGTTGAAGCAGCTCCTGGATGCTCAGCAGCTGTGTGATGTGACCCTGCTTGTTGAGGGAAAGAAGTTCATGTGCCACAG GGTGCTGCTAGCAGCTGTGAGCCCATACTTCCGGGCCATGTTCACCAGTCCTCTAGTGGAGTCGCGCCTCACAGAGATCCGACTGGAAGAAGTGACACCATCTGTCATGGAGACCATCATCCAGTTTGTGTACACTGGAGAGGCAGGGCTCTCTCTGGAAACTGCTGAGGATCTATTTGTGGCCGCCAATCGCCTTCAGGTCATGCCTCTGCAGGACCTGTGCTCCAG ATTTCTGTTTGAGCACCTCTCAGTGGACAACTGTCTGGGGATGTACTCTCTAGCTCGTTCTCACCATGACCAGCTGCTTCTGCGTGCCTCCCTCAGGCTGGTGGCCCAACACTTTCCTCAGGTGTCCCGTCATAAGGACTTCCTCCTGCTTGATCACGGCACCTTAGGCAGCCTCCTGAGCTCCGACCGCTTGGGGGTAGAATCTGAGGCGGAGGTCTACGACGCTGCACGCCGATGGGCTGAGCACAAACCGTTGGATCGCTACGCCCACATGCCAACTCTGCTTCACCACCTGCGTCCTGGGCTGCTGTCGCAGGAGGAGAGTCGGAGACTGAGCCAGGAGTTGGGTCCCGCTGCAGCCAGTGAGGGTCCCGGGGGGCCTCTACGTCCGAGGGAGGGGATGTTCGAGAAGAAAATAGTGTGTGTGGACCTGTCGCCAAGAGAAGATGAGAATTTAGTTGCACGAGACTACACCGTGGACTGCTTTGATCCGCGGACAGGGAAGTGGGAGAAGCTGGCGGCATTAGACTCACTGGTGAGTCCTGGCTGCACGGCTGTAGGCGACAGACTGTTTGTGGCTGGAGGGATTCTGGGGACAGGCTCGGTGTCTGCTGCTGTTCATGAATACGATGCTGTTCTCAATCGCTGGATAGAGCGTCCTGCAATGGGCCTACCCCGGTGTATGTTGGGCCTACTGGGCTGTGGCGAGCTGCTGTACGCCTTGGGGGGCAGCAATCGATCAGCACTTTTGGACTCTAGTGAGATGCTGGAGCTGGCGACACTTAAGTGGGCACCAGGTCCTCGGTTACCAGTCCCCCTGCGTGCTTTCGCCTGTGCAGCCCTGCGGGGTCGACTCTACCTTTTAGGTGGAACCACGCTTGAACAAAACCGTGCCGTGGTCCACTCGGGGGTTCTTATTTATCACACCCTGACAGACTGCTGGACTCGTGTGGCTCTGGACTCTGGCGCCACATGCCTTGCTGGCGGTGTAGCGGTGCGAGGAGGAGTCTGTGCCATCGGGGGCTACATTAGGGATACCACAAAGTTCCTAGATGGAAACTACACTAATCTGGAGACTTTAGACGCTACTGGCCGTGTGCTGTTTTTCCGGGAGGGCAGGGCGTTTGGTGTGGAGCGGGAGGTGACTGGGGGAGGGGTGACAGTCTCTGCAGAACAGCGAGGGGGTTCAGGTGGGGGCAGCGACAGAGCTCCGAGCCCTGTGGTTTTCCCAGGCCTGCCACGGCGGATTGCAGCCGGGGGGGTGGCTCGGTGGAAACGGAGGATTTATGTTTTGGGCGGGGAAAATGGCGCCCGATTTTATGACAGCGTGTACTGTTGGAAACCTGGCTGGCGCAGCTGGGTGCAGAGACGTGAGAAACTCCCTGGAGAAACGGGTGGGGTCAGTCAGTTTGGGTGCACCACTCTCAAGTTCCCCAAGAAGCACATCCTGTCCAGACTGAGacgagccaaagaaagctgtgTTCTGGATGAGTAG
- the si:dkey-260j18.2 gene encoding kelch-like protein diablo isoform X2 produces the protein MFTSPLVESRLTEIRLEEVTPSVMETIIQFVYTGEAGLSLETAEDLFVAANRLQVMPLQDLCSRFLFEHLSVDNCLGMYSLARSHHDQLLLRASLRLVAQHFPQVSRHKDFLLLDHGTLGSLLSSDRLGVESEAEVYDAARRWAEHKPLDRYAHMPTLLHHLRPGLLSQEESRRLSQELGPAAASEGPGGPLRPREGMFEKKIVCVDLSPREDENLVARDYTVDCFDPRTGKWEKLAALDSLVSPGCTAVGDRLFVAGGILGTGSVSAAVHEYDAVLNRWIERPAMGLPRCMLGLLGCGELLYALGGSNRSALLDSSEMLELATLKWAPGPRLPVPLRAFACAALRGRLYLLGGTTLEQNRAVVHSGVLIYHTLTDCWTRVALDSGATCLAGGVAVRGGVCAIGGYIRDTTKFLDGNYTNLETLDATGRVLFFREGRAFGVEREVTGGGVTVSAEQRGGSGGGSDRAPSPVVFPGLPRRIAAGGVARWKRRIYVLGGENGARFYDSVYCWKPGWRSWVQRREKLPGETGGVSQFGCTTLKFPKKHILSRLRRAKESCVLDE, from the exons ATGTTCACCAGTCCTCTAGTGGAGTCGCGCCTCACAGAGATCCGACTGGAAGAAGTGACACCATCTGTCATGGAGACCATCATCCAGTTTGTGTACACTGGAGAGGCAGGGCTCTCTCTGGAAACTGCTGAGGATCTATTTGTGGCCGCCAATCGCCTTCAGGTCATGCCTCTGCAGGACCTGTGCTCCAG ATTTCTGTTTGAGCACCTCTCAGTGGACAACTGTCTGGGGATGTACTCTCTAGCTCGTTCTCACCATGACCAGCTGCTTCTGCGTGCCTCCCTCAGGCTGGTGGCCCAACACTTTCCTCAGGTGTCCCGTCATAAGGACTTCCTCCTGCTTGATCACGGCACCTTAGGCAGCCTCCTGAGCTCCGACCGCTTGGGGGTAGAATCTGAGGCGGAGGTCTACGACGCTGCACGCCGATGGGCTGAGCACAAACCGTTGGATCGCTACGCCCACATGCCAACTCTGCTTCACCACCTGCGTCCTGGGCTGCTGTCGCAGGAGGAGAGTCGGAGACTGAGCCAGGAGTTGGGTCCCGCTGCAGCCAGTGAGGGTCCCGGGGGGCCTCTACGTCCGAGGGAGGGGATGTTCGAGAAGAAAATAGTGTGTGTGGACCTGTCGCCAAGAGAAGATGAGAATTTAGTTGCACGAGACTACACCGTGGACTGCTTTGATCCGCGGACAGGGAAGTGGGAGAAGCTGGCGGCATTAGACTCACTGGTGAGTCCTGGCTGCACGGCTGTAGGCGACAGACTGTTTGTGGCTGGAGGGATTCTGGGGACAGGCTCGGTGTCTGCTGCTGTTCATGAATACGATGCTGTTCTCAATCGCTGGATAGAGCGTCCTGCAATGGGCCTACCCCGGTGTATGTTGGGCCTACTGGGCTGTGGCGAGCTGCTGTACGCCTTGGGGGGCAGCAATCGATCAGCACTTTTGGACTCTAGTGAGATGCTGGAGCTGGCGACACTTAAGTGGGCACCAGGTCCTCGGTTACCAGTCCCCCTGCGTGCTTTCGCCTGTGCAGCCCTGCGGGGTCGACTCTACCTTTTAGGTGGAACCACGCTTGAACAAAACCGTGCCGTGGTCCACTCGGGGGTTCTTATTTATCACACCCTGACAGACTGCTGGACTCGTGTGGCTCTGGACTCTGGCGCCACATGCCTTGCTGGCGGTGTAGCGGTGCGAGGAGGAGTCTGTGCCATCGGGGGCTACATTAGGGATACCACAAAGTTCCTAGATGGAAACTACACTAATCTGGAGACTTTAGACGCTACTGGCCGTGTGCTGTTTTTCCGGGAGGGCAGGGCGTTTGGTGTGGAGCGGGAGGTGACTGGGGGAGGGGTGACAGTCTCTGCAGAACAGCGAGGGGGTTCAGGTGGGGGCAGCGACAGAGCTCCGAGCCCTGTGGTTTTCCCAGGCCTGCCACGGCGGATTGCAGCCGGGGGGGTGGCTCGGTGGAAACGGAGGATTTATGTTTTGGGCGGGGAAAATGGCGCCCGATTTTATGACAGCGTGTACTGTTGGAAACCTGGCTGGCGCAGCTGGGTGCAGAGACGTGAGAAACTCCCTGGAGAAACGGGTGGGGTCAGTCAGTTTGGGTGCACCACTCTCAAGTTCCCCAAGAAGCACATCCTGTCCAGACTGAGacgagccaaagaaagctgtgTTCTGGATGAGTAG
- the sars2 gene encoding serine--tRNA ligase, mitochondrial, translating to MNATPHHMSNMATCLFTSAAFKNFFVLTPVARHYSTKKMGFVVPCRFSHRSRSSLYDHVREGYSDKPELDMRAVCEDTDKVIANVESRKGELCGEDVRLIACVWQKLQAVRTEIAELEQQKQHISGTVKALVAKHTKQVLTNLPEYNRALLKGRDIRGRLNQLYSRETELDEEHYGRALRLPNTSHPDVPIGDESQARVVELVGQKPEFDFKPRGHVELGEELGLIRQRNLAHVSGHRSYYLRGVGARLQTALQNFALDTLQRHGFIPMVVPDMLKGAVFEGCGMQPNAHRSQVYSLDPARFPNLSLAGTGEVGVAGYFMDHAVNFKELPVRTVCSSTCYRAETDTGRETWGLYRVHHFNKVEMFGVTADETGDESTQLLEEFVSLQKEMFSALELHYRVLDMPTQELGLPAYRKYDIEAWMPGRNSYGEISSGSNCTDYQSRRLNILYEREDGSLQYAHTVNATACAIPRTIIAILETHQTKEGFVRVPAALQPYLGLQVIERPAYTPLKYIGPNQPDRPPRPAPKIR from the exons ATGAACGCAACACCACACCATATGTCAAACATGGCGACATGCTTATTTACAAGTGCTgcatttaaaaacttttttgtgttgaCGCCGGTGGCGCGGCATTACTCTACAAAGAAGATGGGTTTCGTCGTTCCTTGTCGCTTTTCCCATAGATCTCGGAGCAGCTTGTATGACCATGTCCGTGAAGGATACAGTGACAAGCCGGAGCTGGACATGAGAGCAGTGTGTGAAGACACCGACAAAGTCATAGCTAATGTAGAGAGCAGGAAGGGCGAGCTATGCGGCGAAGACGTCAGGCTCATT GCGTGTGTGTGGCAGAAGCTCCAGGCAGTAAGAACAGAAATCGCTGAGCTGGAACAGCAGAAGCAGCACATTAGTGGAACAGTCAAAGCTTTAGTG GCAAAGCACACAAAGCAAGTTCTGACCAAC CTTCCAGAGTACAACCGGGCTCTGCTGAAAGGTCGAGACATCCGCGGTAGACTGAACCAGCTGTATTCCCGAGAGACCGAGCTGGATGAGGAACACTATGGCCGAGCGCTGCGTCTGCCCAACACTTCACACCCTGATGTT CCCATCGGAGACGAGAGCCAGGCGAGGGTGGTGGAGCTGGTTGGACAGAAACCAG AATTTGACTTCAAGCCCAGAGGCCATGTTGAACTGGGGGAGGAGTTGGGTCTCATCAGACAGAG AAATCTAGCTCACGTCTCAGGCCATAGGTCCTACTATCTTAGAGGGGTGGGCGCCAGACTTCAGACTGCGCTCCAGAATTTTGCACTTGACACACTGCAACGTCAt GGCTTCATTCCCATGGTTGTACCTGACATGCTGAAGGGAGCAGTATTT GAGGGATGCGGCATGCAGCCCAATGCCCATCGCTCTCAGGTCTATTCACTGGACCCGGCTCGGTTTCCCAACTTAAGTCTGGCTGGAACTGGAGAAGTTGGAGTGgcag GCTACTTCATGGATCACGCAGTTAACTTCAAGGAGCTACCTGTCAG GACAGTGTGCAGTAGCACATGCTACAGAGCAGAGACTGACACAGGAAGAGAGACCTGGGGCCTCTATAGAGTTCATCACTTCAATAAG GTCGAGATGTTTGGTGTGACGGCAGACGAGACAGGCGACGAGAGCACTCAGCTCCTGGAGGAGTTTGTGTCTTTGCAAAAAGAGATGTTTTCTGCATTGGAGCTGCACTACAG AGTGCTGGACATGCCAACGCAGGAGTTGGGTCTTCCAGCTTACCGAAAGTATGACATCGAAGCCTGGATGCCTGGCAGGAACAGTTATGGAGAG ATTTCCAGTGGGTCCAACTGTACCGACTACCAGAGCAGACGACTCAACATCCTGTATGAGAGAGAGGATGGCAGCCTGCAGTACGCCCACACA gtgaatGCGACAGCATGTGCCATCCCCAGAACAATCATTGCCATCCTAGAGACTCACCAGACCAAA GAAGGCTTTGTGCGTGTCCCCGCAGCCTTGCAACCATATTTGGGCCTTCAAGTCATTGAAAGACCAGCGTACACTCCACTGAAGTACATTGGTCCAAACCAACCCGACCGCCCACCCAGGCCTGCTCCCAAGATTAGGTGA